The following are encoded together in the Argopecten irradians isolate NY chromosome 5, Ai_NY, whole genome shotgun sequence genome:
- the LOC138322911 gene encoding probable flavin-containing monoamine oxidase A, with protein sequence MASTKYDVVVVGAGLSGLTAANFLLEKDSTLNVIELEAKDRIGGRTLTKQLQGSDGFSDFWDVGGEWVGRPYPHLQHMLEKFDMDTFSLRQQGVTVAPLRFLPAWDIYQLSLRLRKRKRYFDKLGSRLENSVKALECDGILFEDYCKSRLWTEDARFTVEAACKSMFGLKPSDMSLLYFLMNVSSAGGFETFLHPELCSGQERRIKGGAQQICHRLAQGIGRNRIVKNQPVTHITQTDDTVTVLTLDKTQYICSKVIMAVPPHLIADIHFAPVLPSSKVDVLRNIPLAHIVKFIYSYEERFWSNKGSENHGLQVVLETPIDGPVGIAYDGTSARNNPAIVGFISSTKGPFNLQDIQLPHQCTPEQESRRQNEAILSLLEDVIGADVHDYIDCAFIDWSTEKYNGGCFLKSIVPGTTRHLCKTLREPFGNVHFAGTETGTVWCGLMNGAVQSGLRAGSEVLFQLRPELQKDDNTESDGLSTTHITSCSGGNGVWACAMFGVVGIAVGALGLILARQKLFSPLDTCRRLYDIFQIR encoded by the exons ATGGCGTCAACTAAGTATGACGTTGTGGTGGTCGGAGCTGGACTATCTGGTTTGACTGCGGCTAACTTCCTCCTAGAAAAAGACAGTACTTTAAATGTGATTGAGCTGGAAGCCAAAG ATCGTATCGGTGGAAGGACACTAACTAAACAGCTCCAGGGATCTGATGGGTTTTCTGATTTCTGGGATGTCGGAGGAGAATGGGTTGGGAG GCCCTATCCACATCTGCAGCACATGTTGGAAAAGTTTGACATGGACACATTCAGTCTCCGACAACAAGGGGTTACAGTGGCTCCTCTCCGCTTCTTACCGGCATGGGATATCTACCAACTGTCTCTCAGG CTACGTAAACGGAAGAGGTACTTCGACAAACTAGGCAGCAGGCTGGAGAACTCGGTCAAGGCTCTTGAATGTGATGGGATTTTGTTTGAAGACTACTGTAAGAGTCGCTTATGGACTGAAG ATGCCCGGTTCACAGTGGAGGCAGCATGTAAGTCGATGTTTGGTTTAAAGCCATCAGACATGTCCCTGTTATATTTCCTAATGAATGTGTCGTCTGCTGGGGGATTCGAAACGTTTCTGCATCCTGAATTGTGTTCGGGACAGGAGAGAAGAATAAAG GGAGGTGCTCAACAGATATGTCATCGTCTAGCCCAAGGAATAGGTAGGAATCGGATTGTGAAGAACCAGCCAGTTACACATATCACTCAG ACAGACGATACTGTAACTGTGTTAACTTTAGACAAGACACAGTACATCTGTAGCAAGGTGATAATGGCGGTCCCGCCTCATCTTATAG CGGATATCCACTTTGCACCTGTCTTACCTTCAAGTAAAGTAGATGTCCTCCGGAACATCCCTCTTGCCCACATCGTCAAGTTTATCTACAGTTATGAAGAG AGGTTCTGGAGTAACAAGGGGTCTGAAAATCACGGTTTACAAGTTGTGTTGGAAACCCCTATTGATGGTCCCGTTGGGATTGCCTATGATGGAACTTCAGCTAGGAACAACCCTGCCATTGTGGGGTTCATTTCCAGTACAAAGGGTCCCTTTAACTTACAAGACATTCAGCTGCCCCATCAATGTACACCTGAACAGGAG aGCCGCCGCCAGAATGAGGCCATACTATCTCTTCTGGAGGATGTCATAGGTGCAGATGTCCATGATTATATTGACTGTGCTTTTATTGACTGGAGCACTGAGAAGTATAATGGCGGCTGTTTTCTAAAGAGTATCGTACCTGGGACAACACGACACTTATGTAAAACACTAAGGGAACCTTTCGGGAA TGTACATTTCGCTGGAACGGAAACCGGAACAGTCTGGTGTGGTCTAATGAATGGGGCGGTACAATCCGGACTGAGGGCTGGATCCGAG GTACTCTTTCAACTCCGCCCGGAACTTCAAAAAGACGATAATACGGAAAGTGATGGTTTGTCTACAACACATATAACTTCCTGTTCCGGTGGAAATGGTGTCTGGGCCTGTGCTATGTTTGGAGTTGTGGGTATTGCAGTGGGGGCATTGGGATTAATTTTAGCCAGACAGAAACTATTCTCGCCTTTGGATACATGTAGACGGTTGtatgatatatttcaaatcCGTTAA